From the genome of Yersinia enterocolitica, one region includes:
- a CDS encoding SIS domain-containing protein (involved in rpiB and als operon repression), with amino-acid sequence MSQSEFDQGIPNGIGIAPYLRMKQEGMTENESRIVEWFLTPGNLSAAPAIKDVAETLMVSEAMIVKVSKLLGFSGFRNLRSTLIDYFSQSEQVLPAELSFDEAPEDVVNKVFNITLRTIMEGQSIVNVDEIHRAARFFYGARQRDLYGVGGSNSICADIAHKLLRIGVRCQAYQDAHIMMMSAALLKEGDVVLVVSHSGRTSDLKAAVELAKKNGAKIICITHSYHSPIAKLADFIICSPAPETPLLGRNASARILQLTLLDAFFVSVAQQDIERATINLEKTGAIVDFFRRDK; translated from the coding sequence ATGAGTCAGTCAGAGTTTGATCAAGGTATTCCTAACGGGATCGGTATCGCCCCCTACCTACGAATGAAGCAGGAGGGGATGACGGAAAATGAAAGCCGTATTGTTGAATGGTTTCTTACACCTGGGAACTTGAGTGCCGCACCGGCGATTAAGGATGTTGCCGAGACCCTCATGGTGTCGGAAGCAATGATTGTTAAAGTTTCAAAACTGCTGGGTTTTAGTGGCTTTCGCAATCTGCGCAGTACGTTGATTGATTACTTCTCGCAGTCTGAACAGGTGTTACCGGCTGAGTTATCGTTTGATGAAGCGCCAGAGGATGTGGTTAATAAGGTATTTAACATCACCCTGCGCACGATTATGGAAGGGCAATCGATCGTTAACGTCGATGAAATCCACCGTGCTGCACGCTTTTTCTATGGTGCCAGACAGCGTGATTTATACGGCGTGGGTGGCTCGAATTCGATTTGTGCCGATATCGCGCATAAACTACTGCGTATAGGCGTGCGTTGCCAGGCTTACCAAGACGCACACATTATGATGATGTCCGCTGCATTACTGAAAGAAGGTGATGTGGTGCTGGTAGTGTCCCATTCCGGGCGCACCAGTGATTTAAAAGCCGCTGTAGAATTGGCAAAGAAGAATGGAGCGAAGATTATATGTATTACTCATAGCTATCACTCCCCTATTGCCAAACTGGCTGATTTTATTATTTGTTCGCCAGCACCAGAGACCCCTTTATTAGGGCGAAACGCCTCAGCGCGTATATTACAACTCACATTATTAGATGCATTTTTTGTTTCTGTAGCACAACAAGATATTGAACGAGCCACGATTAATCTGGAAAAAACCGGCGCTATTGTCGACTTTTTCCGGCGAGATAAATAA
- a CDS encoding ABC transporter ATP-binding protein/permease, whose translation MDRSRLLKFLLPYLWPKNNPKLRYYLVAAVIFMVVSKVSTTLVPLAYKAMVDTLSSENAKMLAIPIGFIIAYGIARISASLFEELRNVMFVHVSQNATRLLGLRVFKQLHELSLRFHLDRQTGGLSLSIERGTQAVATVLSRLLFSIFPILFEITLVSLIMWHLLDGWFAIAILVTVGCYILFTVMAVSWRTRFRRELNKANADANTKSIDSLLNYETVKYFGNEAFEAQRFNTSRQLYEHAAIKNQFSFTALSLGQTAIISIGLVVMMAMAAQGITQGNMTIGDFVLVNAYLLQLYQPLNFFGFIYSEIRQALIDMENMLDLLMVKKEVTDRPDALPLKLTQGEVRFESVSFGYDPRRPILDNVSFSIPAGKTVAVVGASGAGKSTLSRLLFRFYDVTGGAIYIDNQDIRAVTQSSLREAIGIVPQDTVLFNDTLRYNIAYGRTSATFAEIERAAKLAHIHKFITSLPDGYDTRVGERGLKLSGGEKQRVAIARTILKNPAILVFDEATSALDTQTEREIQAHLREVSRDHTTLVIAHRLSTIIDADEIIVLDAGAIVERGRHDALLLTNGRYAAMWQNQYHEEEQLVV comes from the coding sequence ATGGATCGTTCACGCTTACTAAAGTTCCTGCTGCCTTATCTGTGGCCTAAAAATAACCCTAAGCTTCGCTATTATTTGGTCGCTGCGGTGATATTTATGGTGGTTTCCAAGGTCAGTACCACTCTGGTCCCACTGGCCTATAAGGCAATGGTTGATACATTAAGCAGTGAGAACGCCAAGATGCTGGCTATTCCAATTGGTTTCATTATTGCATACGGCATCGCCAGAATTAGCGCCTCCTTATTTGAGGAACTGCGGAACGTGATGTTTGTACATGTTAGCCAGAATGCGACTCGGTTACTCGGCTTACGTGTATTTAAACAATTGCATGAACTAAGTTTGCGCTTTCATCTGGACCGACAAACCGGTGGTTTATCACTGTCAATTGAGCGAGGAACTCAAGCCGTTGCTACTGTACTTTCGCGCTTGCTGTTCTCTATCTTCCCAATTTTGTTTGAAATAACACTGGTTTCGTTGATCATGTGGCATCTATTAGATGGCTGGTTTGCTATCGCGATTTTGGTGACGGTTGGGTGCTATATCTTGTTTACGGTTATGGCCGTCAGTTGGCGAACCCGCTTCAGGCGTGAGCTAAATAAAGCCAATGCCGATGCTAACACTAAGTCTATCGACAGCTTGCTCAATTATGAAACAGTGAAATATTTTGGTAATGAAGCGTTTGAAGCGCAGCGTTTCAACACCTCACGGCAACTCTATGAACATGCGGCAATCAAAAATCAATTCAGTTTTACTGCATTGAGCCTTGGGCAGACTGCAATAATCTCAATTGGATTGGTCGTCATGATGGCGATGGCGGCGCAAGGTATCACGCAGGGCAACATGACTATCGGTGATTTCGTATTAGTTAATGCCTATCTGCTTCAGTTATATCAACCACTTAATTTCTTTGGGTTTATCTATTCTGAGATCAGACAAGCACTGATTGATATGGAAAATATGCTCGATCTGCTGATGGTTAAGAAAGAAGTGACTGATAGACCAGATGCATTACCTTTGAAACTGACACAAGGTGAAGTCCGTTTTGAGTCGGTCAGCTTTGGTTATGACCCTCGCAGACCTATTCTGGATAACGTGAGTTTCAGCATCCCTGCAGGTAAAACAGTCGCTGTAGTGGGGGCCTCCGGTGCGGGGAAATCAACGCTTTCACGTTTATTGTTCCGTTTTTATGATGTGACGGGCGGCGCGATTTATATTGATAATCAGGATATTCGGGCGGTTACCCAGTCAAGTTTGCGCGAAGCGATTGGCATTGTACCGCAGGATACCGTGCTGTTTAATGACACATTGCGTTATAACATCGCTTATGGCAGAACGTCTGCAACTTTTGCAGAGATAGAACGCGCGGCAAAACTGGCACATATCCATAAATTTATTACTAGCCTGCCAGATGGGTATGATACGCGGGTAGGGGAACGGGGGTTGAAGCTTTCCGGTGGCGAAAAACAGCGGGTAGCCATTGCGCGCACTATTCTCAAAAACCCCGCAATATTGGTATTCGATGAAGCGACCAGTGCGTTAGATACGCAAACTGAGCGCGAAATTCAGGCTCATCTGCGAGAAGTTAGTCGCGACCATACTACGTTGGTGATTGCCCATCGCCTATCAACAATCATTGATGCGGATGAAATTATTGTATTGGATGCCGGCGCAATTGTAGAGCGAGGCCGCCACGACGCACTATTACTGACCAATGGGCGTTACGCCGCTATGTGGCAAAATCAATATCATGAGGAGGAGCAACTCGTAGTGTAA
- a CDS encoding cold-shock protein encodes MSKIKGSVKWFNESKGFGFITPEDGSKDVFVHFSAIASNGFKTLAEGQRVEFEITNGAKGPSAANVIAI; translated from the coding sequence ATGTCTAAGATTAAAGGTAGCGTTAAGTGGTTCAATGAGTCCAAAGGTTTCGGCTTCATTACCCCAGAAGATGGCAGCAAGGACGTTTTCGTTCATTTCTCAGCCATCGCTAGCAATGGTTTCAAAACTCTTGCTGAAGGCCAGCGTGTAGAATTTGAAATCACGAACGGTGCCAAAGGCCCATCTGCTGCTAATGTTATCGCTATCTAA
- a CDS encoding glycogen synthase, whose amino-acid sequence MSALEKLVSEYCHTSLDFVASTVAFMESQKKNIDVDEVEASLSLDERDYFHERLAHYRGIYRPL is encoded by the coding sequence ATGTCAGCACTAGAGAAACTGGTTTCTGAATATTGCCATACCAGCCTGGACTTTGTGGCATCCACGGTTGCTTTTATGGAAAGCCAAAAGAAGAACATTGATGTTGATGAAGTTGAGGCCAGCCTTTCGTTGGACGAACGAGACTATTTCCACGAAAGATTAGCGCATTACAGGGGCATATACCGGCCTTTGTAA
- a CDS encoding cold shock domain-containing protein, with amino-acid sequence MNGRITTFFEDKGFGFITDENGDNRYFHVIKVANPEMIKKGAEVTFEPTTNTKGLSAFAVKVAIESKYIFIANERIKLTSIKSFNTFTKEVPAQAEVDKANTILSVNLLMNKIRPQEEDISEKTVPLKMLSITTFQNVTYTFSEHEVDIESTVAKLKSI; translated from the coding sequence ATGAACGGTAGAATAACAACTTTTTTTGAAGATAAAGGCTTTGGTTTTATCACCGATGAGAACGGAGATAACCGTTATTTTCACGTTATTAAAGTTGCTAATCCCGAGATGATCAAAAAAGGGGCCGAGGTTACCTTTGAGCCAACAACCAATACCAAAGGGTTGTCGGCATTTGCGGTAAAAGTAGCAATCGAGAGTAAATACATATTCATTGCTAACGAGAGAATCAAACTCACCAGCATCAAGTCATTCAATACTTTTACTAAAGAAGTCCCTGCACAGGCCGAGGTAGACAAGGCTAATACTATACTTTCAGTAAATTTACTGATGAACAAAATCCGGCCGCAGGAAGAAGATATTTCAGAAAAAACCGTGCCATTGAAAATGTTATCAATTACGACATTCCAGAATGTAACTTATACGTTTTCTGAACATGAGGTTGATATCGAGAGTACGGTTGCTAAATTGAAGAGTATTTAA
- the adrA gene encoding diguanylate cyclase AdrA (catalyzes the conversion of 2 GTP into c-di-GMP; adrA overexpression induces cellulose biosynthesis, cell adherence to abiotic surfaces and swimming and swarming motility; AdrA acts post-transcriptionally on the bcsABZC operon activating cellulose biosynthesis), producing MPYSSRINTRRSGLSFAKRTYLPRAFGLGVGMFCVGSVLYTQHSPLWLWLMLAINGLIWPHIAFLLALRSEQPFEQEIINMKIDSALGGVWVAIMSFNALPSIVILSMMSMNNIASGGKNIFCKGLALQISCSLLTAWIFNLPFEPETSPIQVYACLPMIIIYPSLLGLVTYRTAKRLAENKEELLRISVRDGLTGLYNRRHWEHQLHNQFDSCRRYQHGATLILLDIDNFKAINDTFGHAVGDEAITVLAEELLLGLRAIDIVGRYGGDEFGAILPNTTAEQTREVLTRIQEKLAELAFTQAPTLQLRVSAGIADYRHDMINYQQWLKAADSALYQAKDNGRNRIELAS from the coding sequence TTGCCTTATTCAAGTAGAATAAACACCCGTCGGTCAGGGTTAAGTTTTGCTAAAAGAACTTATTTACCTCGAGCATTTGGCTTAGGTGTAGGTATGTTTTGTGTAGGCTCAGTGCTCTACACACAGCATTCCCCATTATGGCTATGGCTGATGCTAGCTATTAATGGGTTGATATGGCCACATATTGCATTCTTGCTGGCGTTGCGGTCTGAACAACCGTTTGAGCAAGAAATAATCAACATGAAAATAGACTCTGCGTTGGGTGGCGTCTGGGTGGCAATAATGTCGTTCAATGCTTTGCCATCCATTGTTATTCTATCCATGATGAGTATGAATAATATTGCTTCCGGGGGTAAGAACATTTTTTGCAAAGGTTTAGCCTTGCAAATCTCCTGTAGCTTATTGACTGCATGGATATTTAACTTGCCCTTTGAACCTGAAACTTCCCCCATTCAGGTTTATGCTTGTTTGCCGATGATAATTATCTACCCTTCCCTACTCGGATTAGTAACCTATCGAACTGCAAAGCGTTTGGCCGAAAACAAAGAAGAGCTATTACGTATTAGTGTAAGAGATGGGTTAACTGGTTTGTATAACCGCAGACATTGGGAACACCAGTTACATAATCAATTTGACAGTTGCCGGCGCTATCAGCACGGCGCAACACTCATTTTACTTGATATTGATAACTTCAAAGCCATAAATGACACCTTTGGCCATGCCGTCGGCGATGAAGCCATTACGGTTCTTGCTGAGGAGTTATTATTAGGGCTGCGGGCCATTGATATTGTCGGTCGCTATGGTGGCGACGAGTTCGGTGCTATTTTGCCCAATACCACCGCCGAACAAACCCGCGAAGTATTAACGCGAATTCAAGAAAAACTAGCTGAATTAGCCTTTACGCAAGCCCCCACGCTGCAACTTAGAGTAAGTGCTGGCATTGCTGATTACAGGCACGACATGATTAATTATCAGCAATGGTTGAAAGCGGCTGACTCCGCACTGTACCAGGCAAAAGATAATGGTCGTAATCGTATTGAGCTGGCCAGTTAA
- a CDS encoding cupin domain-containing protein: protein MAYQLNLNWPEFLEKYWQKQPVILKNAFPNFIDPITPDELAGLAMEAEVDSRLVSHSNGQWQASNGPFEHFDNLGETGWSLLAQAVNHWHAPSAELVRPFRVLPDWRLDDLMISFSVPGGGVGPHIDQYDVFIIQGMGSRRWRVGDKLPLKQFCPHPALLHVEPFTPIIDEDLEPGDILYIPPGFPHDGFTHETALNYSVGFRGPNGRDLISSFADYALEKDLGGEHYSDPDLTCREHPGRVEEHELDRLRQMMVDMINQPEDFKQWFGRFATTPRHELDISAAQPPYEQDEIVGALMDGQILTRLSGLRVLQVGDSFFINSERLETTDAKAADALCRYTMIGKKELGEALNNPAFMAELTELINQGYWFFDE, encoded by the coding sequence ATGGCTTATCAACTTAATCTTAATTGGCCCGAATTTTTAGAGAAATACTGGCAAAAACAACCTGTTATATTAAAAAATGCCTTCCCTAACTTCATTGATCCTATTACGCCAGACGAACTGGCGGGTTTGGCGATGGAAGCGGAGGTAGATAGCCGCCTAGTCAGCCATAGTAATGGTCAGTGGCAGGCCAGTAATGGGCCGTTTGAGCATTTTGATAATCTGGGTGAGACCGGATGGTCGTTGTTGGCTCAGGCAGTTAACCACTGGCATGCTCCGTCTGCCGAACTGGTGCGCCCATTTCGCGTGCTGCCGGACTGGCGTTTAGACGATCTGATGATCTCTTTTTCCGTACCGGGTGGGGGTGTTGGACCGCATATCGACCAATACGACGTCTTTATCATTCAGGGGATGGGCAGCCGCCGCTGGCGCGTGGGTGACAAATTACCATTGAAGCAGTTTTGCCCACATCCGGCGCTGCTCCACGTTGAGCCTTTCACACCAATCATTGATGAAGACCTCGAACCGGGTGACATTTTATATATCCCGCCGGGCTTTCCGCACGACGGTTTCACCCATGAGACGGCGCTCAATTACTCTGTCGGATTTCGCGGGCCGAATGGCAGGGATCTGATCAGTAGTTTTGCTGACTATGCGCTGGAGAAAGATCTCGGCGGTGAGCACTACAGTGATCCTGATTTAACCTGCCGGGAACATCCGGGGCGGGTTGAGGAACACGAGCTTGATCGCTTGCGCCAGATGATGGTTGATATGATTAATCAGCCGGAAGATTTTAAGCAGTGGTTCGGCCGCTTTGCTACCACGCCGCGCCATGAGTTGGATATCTCTGCCGCGCAACCACCCTACGAGCAGGATGAAATTGTGGGTGCTTTGATGGATGGTCAGATCTTGACGCGCCTGAGTGGCTTACGTGTTCTGCAAGTTGGCGACAGTTTCTTTATCAACAGTGAACGGCTGGAAACGACCGATGCTAAAGCTGCTGACGCACTGTGTCGTTACACCATGATTGGCAAGAAAGAGCTAGGTGAGGCACTAAATAACCCAGCTTTCATGGCTGAGTTAACCGAATTGATTAATCAGGGTTACTGGTTCTTCGACGAATAA
- a CDS encoding fluoride efflux transporter CrcB, whose translation MFNTLLAVFIGGGVGSVARWLVSMKLNSLSPHVPVGTLLVNLIGAFIIGLTLALFTRIAHIDPVWKLLITTGFCGGLTTFSTFSVEVVYLIQEGKLAWAAGTVLLNLAGSLAMTMLAFILVNHFAGQ comes from the coding sequence ATGTTTAATACATTACTCGCAGTATTTATTGGTGGTGGCGTGGGCAGCGTTGCTCGCTGGCTGGTCAGTATGAAGCTAAACAGCTTATCACCCCATGTCCCCGTGGGAACACTGCTGGTAAACCTGATAGGTGCTTTTATCATTGGTCTGACATTGGCGCTGTTTACCCGCATTGCACATATTGATCCCGTATGGAAGCTTCTGATTACGACAGGTTTTTGTGGTGGTCTAACGACATTTTCCACCTTCTCTGTGGAAGTGGTTTATCTCATTCAGGAAGGTAAGCTGGCATGGGCGGCGGGGACTGTTTTACTTAATCTGGCCGGGTCACTTGCGATGACGATGCTGGCCTTTATATTGGTCAATCACTTCGCGGGGCAATAA
- a CDS encoding allose ABC transporter: MNKLLKLFSGAAIGMMLSTSAFAAAEYAVILKTLSNPFWVDMKKGIEEEAKVLGVSVDIFASPSEGDFQSQLQLFEDLSNKNYKGIAFAPLSSVNLVMPVARAWQKGIYLVNLDEKIDMDNLKKAKGNVEAFVTTDNNAVGAKGAAFIIDKLGTTGGEVAIIEGKAGNASGEARRAGATEAFKQASQIKLVASQPADWDRIKALDVATNVLQRNPNLKAIYCANDTMAMGAAQAVANAGKVGKILVVGTDGIPEARKMVDAGQMTATVAQNPANIGATGLKLLVEAVQRGKVIPLDKQPQFTLVDSVLVTK; the protein is encoded by the coding sequence ATGAATAAACTTCTAAAACTCTTTAGTGGTGCAGCCATAGGTATGATGTTATCCACCAGTGCGTTCGCTGCCGCAGAGTATGCGGTTATTTTAAAAACGCTCTCTAATCCTTTTTGGGTGGATATGAAAAAAGGAATTGAAGAGGAGGCAAAAGTATTAGGTGTCAGTGTAGATATATTTGCGTCCCCCTCTGAAGGTGACTTTCAGTCTCAACTGCAATTATTCGAAGATCTGAGTAATAAGAATTACAAAGGTATAGCCTTTGCGCCACTGTCTTCAGTTAACCTGGTTATGCCTGTGGCTCGTGCCTGGCAAAAAGGAATTTATCTGGTCAATCTCGACGAGAAAATTGATATGGATAATCTGAAAAAAGCTAAAGGCAATGTCGAGGCCTTTGTCACGACCGACAATAATGCGGTAGGTGCCAAAGGAGCGGCTTTTATTATTGATAAATTAGGCACTACCGGTGGTGAAGTCGCTATTATCGAAGGTAAAGCGGGTAACGCTTCTGGTGAAGCACGCCGTGCGGGAGCAACGGAAGCATTTAAGCAAGCCAGCCAAATCAAATTAGTTGCCAGCCAGCCTGCTGATTGGGATCGTATTAAAGCGCTAGATGTCGCCACCAATGTTTTGCAGCGCAACCCCAATCTGAAAGCTATCTATTGTGCCAATGACACCATGGCGATGGGGGCAGCACAGGCAGTCGCCAATGCAGGTAAAGTTGGCAAGATTCTGGTTGTCGGCACCGACGGAATACCCGAAGCACGTAAGATGGTAGATGCCGGGCAAATGACCGCCACGGTTGCACAAAACCCAGCGAATATCGGTGCTACCGGGTTGAAGCTGCTGGTGGAAGCGGTTCAACGGGGGAAAGTGATCCCATTGGATAAACAGCCGCAGTTTACGCTAGTGGATTCTGTACTGGTCACCAAATAG
- a CDS encoding serine/threonine-protein phosphatase encodes MYHKIDGSEYQRIFVVGDIHGCYKKLMDALERVQFERSTDLLVSVGDLADRGLQNIECYELLNSRWFHAVRGNHEQMAIDVLAGGEVDTWIANGGRWFFLLDVSNKHLVEQLIRRAEQLPLIIEVNTDQAKYVVAHADYPSDEYVYGKAVSEQLVLWNRKRLNASMKGENHEIVGADKFIFGHTPLVKPSLFKNQLYIDTGAVFGNTLTVIQIQ; translated from the coding sequence ATGTACCATAAAATAGACGGCAGCGAATACCAACGTATCTTCGTGGTTGGAGATATTCATGGCTGCTATAAAAAACTGATGGATGCCTTGGAACGTGTTCAGTTTGAGCGTTCGACTGATTTACTGGTCTCTGTCGGAGACTTGGCTGATCGGGGTTTGCAGAATATTGAATGTTACGAACTGCTTAATAGCCGCTGGTTTCATGCGGTGCGTGGTAATCATGAACAGATGGCAATTGATGTGTTAGCGGGTGGAGAGGTTGACACTTGGATAGCAAATGGTGGGCGATGGTTTTTTTTACTAGATGTAAGTAATAAACATCTGGTAGAACAACTCATTAGGCGGGCAGAACAATTACCTTTAATTATTGAGGTTAACACTGACCAGGCGAAATATGTTGTTGCTCATGCTGATTATCCTTCAGATGAATATGTCTACGGCAAAGCTGTTAGTGAGCAATTAGTGCTCTGGAACCGTAAGCGTCTTAACGCATCGATGAAAGGGGAAAACCACGAAATTGTAGGGGCAGATAAATTTATCTTCGGTCATACACCGCTGGTGAAACCCTCACTATTTAAAAATCAGCTTTATATCGATACCGGTGCGGTATTTGGCAATACGCTAACCGTGATTCAAATCCAGTAG
- a CDS encoding twin-arginine translocase subunit TatE, translating into MEGISITKLLVVGILIVLLFGTSKLRTLGADLGAALKGFKKAMGNDDAPAAAPVAEAKTAVETKTTPPIEHKD; encoded by the coding sequence ATGGAAGGTATCAGTATTACCAAATTGTTGGTAGTCGGCATATTGATTGTGTTGTTGTTTGGAACCAGCAAATTGCGCACGTTGGGCGCGGATCTGGGGGCTGCCCTGAAAGGCTTTAAAAAGGCTATGGGTAATGATGATGCACCTGCGGCGGCGCCTGTTGCTGAAGCTAAAACGGCCGTTGAAACCAAAACAACACCACCAATTGAGCATAAGGACTGA
- the rpiB gene encoding ribose 5-phosphate isomerase B, with amino-acid sequence MKSIALGCDHVGFILKADIVAHLQTRGIKVIDKGWWSTERTDYPRYANEVAEAVTAGEVDGGVLICGTGVGISITANKHPGIRAVVCSEPYSAQLSRQHNNTNVLAFGSRVVGLELAKMIVDAWLDAEFEGGRHQTRVDAITEVETRFNAL; translated from the coding sequence ATGAAAAGTATTGCTCTGGGTTGCGATCATGTTGGATTTATTCTGAAAGCGGATATTGTTGCTCACTTACAAACGCGTGGCATCAAGGTGATTGACAAAGGTTGGTGGTCTACAGAACGTACGGATTATCCACGTTATGCCAATGAAGTTGCTGAGGCGGTGACGGCTGGGGAAGTTGATGGTGGCGTCTTGATTTGTGGTACGGGCGTAGGCATCTCGATTACGGCAAATAAACATCCCGGTATCCGCGCGGTAGTGTGCAGCGAACCTTATTCGGCACAGCTTTCCCGACAACATAATAATACTAATGTACTGGCTTTTGGCTCTAGGGTCGTAGGGTTGGAACTGGCTAAGATGATTGTGGATGCCTGGCTTGATGCAGAATTTGAAGGGGGGCGACATCAAACACGGGTAGACGCCATAACCGAGGTGGAAACACGATTTAACGCATTGTAA
- a CDS encoding antibiotic biosynthesis monooxygenase, whose protein sequence is MLKVIAQDFIKPEHIIDVMPLYKQLVASTKREPLCISYDLCINHKDPGHFIFVEEWPDQAALDIHCATAHFRELVPQINRYQRSEGTFILMHSFE, encoded by the coding sequence ATGCTAAAAGTTATTGCCCAAGATTTTATAAAACCGGAACACATTATCGATGTTATGCCGCTGTATAAACAATTAGTGGCCAGTACAAAGCGTGAACCACTTTGTATATCCTATGACTTATGTATCAACCATAAAGACCCTGGCCATTTTATTTTTGTTGAGGAATGGCCAGATCAAGCCGCTTTAGACATACATTGTGCCACTGCGCATTTCAGAGAATTGGTTCCACAAATCAACCGATACCAAAGAAGCGAGGGCACCTTCATCTTAATGCACTCTTTTGAATAA
- a CDS encoding helix-turn-helix transcriptional regulator, translated as MIVDNDKYQTLGMVTVVKKIFASLGFKKEIKFYRKAFYSADVIFIGVDEFSFFEALKRLDKAPSEADVFLICDARLNSFLQGIPRFSNVTMIFREDSVDTVINKITSVFKRKLRGLKENLVERKVTKVLGLASSERQYLTPNENIVLKLFNEGFSGGDIARILKKSEKTVSGQKRSAMKKLGARTDVELIKMFMFK; from the coding sequence ATGATAGTCGATAACGATAAATATCAAACACTGGGTATGGTAACTGTCGTAAAAAAAATATTTGCATCGTTAGGTTTTAAAAAAGAGATTAAATTCTATCGAAAAGCATTTTATTCAGCAGATGTGATTTTTATTGGTGTTGATGAATTCAGCTTTTTCGAAGCGCTGAAACGTTTGGATAAGGCTCCTTCTGAAGCCGATGTTTTTTTGATTTGTGATGCCAGACTGAATAGCTTTTTACAAGGTATTCCTAGGTTCAGCAATGTAACCATGATCTTCAGAGAAGATTCGGTTGATACAGTAATCAACAAGATTACCTCTGTATTTAAACGAAAACTGCGCGGACTTAAAGAGAATCTGGTCGAACGTAAAGTTACCAAGGTGTTGGGGCTGGCATCATCAGAGCGGCAATATTTGACGCCAAATGAAAATATTGTGTTGAAACTATTTAATGAAGGTTTTTCAGGCGGCGATATCGCCAGAATTTTGAAGAAAAGTGAGAAGACAGTTAGCGGACAAAAACGTTCTGCTATGAAGAAGCTAGGTGCTCGTACTGACGTTGAGTTGATTAAAATGTTTATGTTCAAGTAG